One window of Bacteroidota bacterium genomic DNA carries:
- a CDS encoding gamma-glutamyl-gamma-aminobutyrate hydrolase family protein (Members of this family of hydrolases with an active site Cys residue belong to MEROPS family C26.) — MAPFIGITTSLNDGEQRLDSAYVRAVETAGGVPVIVPMAGDVRAMADRYVSLLDGLVVTGGPAVVHGLVTDRACPTLPTDIDPTHPIREAADQALLQRFLATSKPVLGICYGMQLMNALLGGTIYADVQRQRTGTAAHSVKRGGTMHAVEHASGSTMADVLGEQVEVNTRHLQAVATCGDGLVATGYAPDGVVEALEGDDGRLLGVQYHPERLGAVGAPLFAHVVRRAAGAV; from the coding sequence ATGGCGCCCTTCATCGGCATCACCACCTCTCTCAACGACGGCGAGCAGCGCCTTGACTCGGCCTATGTGCGTGCCGTCGAGACGGCGGGCGGCGTCCCCGTCATCGTCCCCATGGCTGGCGATGTGCGGGCGATGGCCGACCGCTACGTGTCACTGCTCGATGGCCTCGTGGTGACGGGTGGTCCCGCCGTCGTGCACGGGCTCGTCACCGACCGTGCTTGCCCGACGCTTCCGACCGACATCGACCCGACGCACCCGATCCGGGAGGCTGCTGACCAGGCGCTTCTTCAGCGCTTTCTTGCCACCTCGAAGCCCGTGTTGGGTATTTGCTACGGGATGCAGCTGATGAACGCGCTTCTCGGCGGGACGATCTACGCCGATGTCCAGCGGCAACGCACAGGAACAGCCGCGCACAGCGTGAAACGTGGCGGGACCATGCACGCCGTGGAGCATGCGAGCGGTTCGACCATGGCGGACGTGCTCGGCGAGCAGGTGGAGGTCAACACCCGGCACCTACAAGCCGTGGCAACGTGCGGGGACGGATTGGTGGCGACAGGCTACGCACCAGACGGTGTCGTTGAGGCGTTGGAAGGAGACGACGGGCGACTGCTCGGTGTCCAGTACCATCCCGAGCGACTCGGCGCGGTCGGGGCCCCACTCTTCGCACACGTGGTCCGGCGCGCTGCTGGTGCTGTCTAG
- a CDS encoding S8 family serine peptidase, giving the protein MRPLHAVRLFLIGGLLVAVGCDMASIEPQTEALASTSKLRHWDLLDRTDASGTSPVLRAFSSAEQDSVGVMVTFEDGTNVDQAEAELDQVFGTLAVRGRKYYRDGFEGAAIVVSADDVNALINVLQGTPYVKFIEPDVPLVFDFEEALVDLSESSGQVTPWQVYTANAHKGPAKAGNGRGSVDVDLFIIDTAIEDNPDLNIVEAIRIHEGATTFDPTHGTHIAGIAAAKDNDFGIVGVAPGARIHSLDVIGPEGFALMSDLVTAVEHVIAFKTSNPDKPVVLNMSVGADVGTEDYNALDEAVQHAINLGVTVVIAAGNTGSDARFYSPAHVEDAITVGAAMGFGMYAPFSNYGDRIDIVAVGVDVLSSVAQGQFAEIDGTSQATPSVSGAALTYLWENPGASPAEVREQLVRNALNSIWRHGLPAGTTRKGVYIPQ; this is encoded by the coding sequence ATGCGCCCCCTACACGCAGTACGTCTGTTCCTCATCGGTGGTCTGCTTGTCGCGGTCGGCTGCGACATGGCAAGCATCGAACCCCAAACTGAAGCGCTCGCGTCCACGTCGAAACTGCGCCACTGGGACCTGCTCGATCGCACCGATGCGTCCGGCACGAGCCCCGTGTTGCGCGCGTTCTCCAGCGCCGAGCAGGACTCCGTCGGTGTCATGGTCACGTTCGAAGACGGGACCAACGTGGACCAAGCCGAGGCCGAGCTCGATCAGGTCTTCGGCACCCTGGCTGTGCGCGGTCGCAAATACTACCGCGATGGATTCGAAGGTGCTGCCATCGTCGTGTCAGCCGACGATGTGAATGCGCTCATCAATGTGCTCCAGGGCACGCCCTACGTCAAGTTCATCGAGCCCGACGTGCCGCTCGTGTTCGACTTCGAGGAGGCCCTGGTCGACCTCAGCGAGTCCAGCGGTCAGGTTACGCCGTGGCAGGTCTACACAGCGAACGCCCACAAGGGCCCGGCGAAGGCTGGCAACGGCCGCGGCAGCGTGGACGTCGACCTGTTCATCATCGACACGGCCATCGAAGACAACCCCGACTTAAACATCGTCGAGGCGATCCGCATCCACGAGGGCGCGACGACGTTCGACCCCACGCACGGGACCCACATCGCGGGCATCGCCGCGGCGAAGGACAACGACTTCGGCATCGTCGGTGTCGCTCCCGGAGCGCGCATCCACTCGCTCGACGTGATCGGCCCGGAGGGCTTCGCGCTCATGTCAGACCTCGTGACGGCCGTGGAGCACGTGATCGCGTTCAAGACGAGCAATCCCGACAAGCCGGTCGTGCTCAACATGAGCGTCGGTGCGGACGTGGGCACCGAGGACTACAACGCCCTGGACGAGGCGGTGCAGCACGCGATCAATCTGGGCGTGACCGTCGTGATTGCGGCGGGCAATACGGGCTCGGACGCCCGCTTCTATTCGCCCGCGCATGTCGAAGACGCGATCACGGTCGGTGCAGCGATGGGCTTCGGGATGTACGCGCCCTTCTCGAACTACGGCGACCGCATCGACATCGTAGCGGTGGGCGTGGACGTGCTCTCGTCCGTAGCACAGGGGCAGTTCGCTGAGATCGATGGCACCTCGCAGGCCACTCCGTCGGTGTCGGGCGCGGCCCTGACGTACCTCTGGGAGAACCCGGGCGCGTCGCCCGCCGAGGTGCGGGAGCAGCTTGTACGAAACGCGCTCAATTCGATCTGGCGCCACGGTCTGCCGGCAGGCACGACGCGCAAGGGCGTGTATATCCCCCAGTGA
- a CDS encoding metallophosphoesterase has translation MIVLHLTDLHLFADPRRTLMGWETEASFETVLAAALAERRPDAVMLSGDLAQDGSPKAYARLALRLRPLGCPCLWLPGNHDHAEAMAAAFAPFPWMRGGTLDLGRGGANQRDAWRIVTVDSSVRDGDHGGLSACDLQRLDAALRAAPGRRTLVTLHHPPVAVGAAWLDAIGLHDAAAFWRVLDRHPHVEAVLCGHVHQQLDVTRSGPSGRAVRVMATPATCFQFAPGTFDFGLDDQLPGYRWVHLDGPFRTVLRRVAVATACLPTAAGY, from the coding sequence TTGATCGTACTTCACCTTACCGATCTGCACCTGTTCGCTGATCCGCGTCGCACCTTGATGGGGTGGGAGACCGAGGCGTCGTTTGAGACGGTGCTCGCCGCTGCGCTCGCCGAGCGCCGCCCCGACGCCGTCATGTTGAGCGGCGATCTCGCGCAGGACGGGTCGCCGAAAGCCTACGCGCGCCTTGCCCTGCGGCTGCGCCCGCTGGGATGTCCGTGCCTCTGGCTCCCCGGCAATCACGACCACGCCGAGGCCATGGCCGCCGCGTTCGCTCCGTTCCCTTGGATGCGTGGTGGCACCCTGGACCTGGGCCGAGGCGGGGCAAACCAGCGCGATGCCTGGCGCATTGTGACGGTGGACTCGAGCGTACGCGACGGTGATCACGGTGGCCTCTCGGCCTGCGACCTGCAGCGGCTCGACGCAGCGCTACGGGCCGCGCCCGGACGCCGGACCCTCGTCACGCTGCACCATCCGCCCGTTGCCGTCGGCGCCGCCTGGCTCGACGCCATCGGACTGCACGACGCCGCCGCGTTCTGGCGCGTCCTCGACCGCCACCCACACGTCGAAGCGGTGCTCTGCGGACACGTGCACCAACAACTAGACGTGACGCGCTCGGGCCCGAGCGGACGCGCCGTCCGCGTGATGGCCACTCCGGCGACGTGTTTCCAGTTTGCCCCCGGCACCTTTGACTTCGGCCTCGACGACCAGCTGCCGGGCTACCGCTGGGTTCACCTCGACGGTCCGTTCCGCACGGTCCTCCGTCGCGTTGCCGTCGCCACCGCGTGTCTGCCCACAGCAGCCGGCTACTAA
- a CDS encoding Hsp20/alpha crystallin family protein: MSTLLRYAQPREFDSFRREMSRLLDDFYPNRRADTSEADSAVWSPRADLAENDNAFVLSLDLPGIDKDTLTITLDEGQLKISGERQFENEEAGQFHRIERTYGKFFRAFRVGNAVTPEGIDASFVNGVLTVTLPKAEERKPRRIEVK; this comes from the coding sequence ATGAGTACGCTTCTACGCTACGCCCAGCCCCGCGAGTTCGACAGCTTTCGTCGCGAGATGAGCCGTCTGCTCGACGACTTCTACCCCAACCGCCGCGCCGACACCTCCGAGGCGGACTCGGCTGTGTGGAGCCCACGCGCAGACCTCGCCGAGAACGACAACGCGTTCGTCCTCTCGCTGGACCTCCCCGGCATCGACAAAGACACGCTGACAATTACCCTCGACGAGGGGCAGCTGAAGATCAGCGGCGAGCGCCAGTTTGAGAACGAGGAAGCAGGTCAGTTCCACCGCATCGAGCGGACCTACGGGAAGTTCTTCCGCGCCTTTCGCGTCGGCAACGCCGTCACTCCCGAAGGTATCGACGCCTCATTCGTGAACGGTGTGCTGACCGTCACCCTACCCAAGGCAGAGGAGCGCAAGCCGCGCCGCATCGAGGTGAAGTAG
- a CDS encoding siphovirus Gp157 family protein, which translates to MPDPVRPLNLYDLDADLADLERELVEAGGEVDDETEARHNALLDAREDKIEACVAVIRRLSVSAEAIEAERKRLQSAERALKNSAQRMKDRLLDSMQRRGETQQQTRLGTVRVQQASRRAVELRVDVDDLPDHFVKVRPPEADLSALREALDSGDEEAATLAELAPATSYVRIY; encoded by the coding sequence GTGCCCGACCCAGTCCGTCCGCTCAACCTGTACGACCTCGACGCCGACCTCGCTGACCTCGAACGCGAGTTGGTGGAAGCCGGGGGGGAGGTCGACGACGAAACCGAGGCTCGGCACAACGCGCTCCTCGATGCCCGCGAGGACAAGATCGAAGCGTGTGTGGCTGTGATCCGTCGACTGAGTGTGAGCGCGGAGGCCATCGAAGCGGAGCGCAAGCGGCTGCAGAGTGCCGAGCGCGCCCTCAAGAACTCGGCGCAGCGGATGAAGGACCGCCTTCTCGACTCGATGCAGCGGCGGGGCGAGACGCAGCAGCAGACACGTCTGGGCACGGTCCGCGTCCAGCAGGCTTCGCGCCGAGCGGTGGAACTACGCGTGGACGTGGACGACCTCCCCGACCATTTCGTCAAGGTCCGCCCACCAGAGGCCGACCTCAGTGCATTGCGCGAGGCCCTGGACTCGGGCGACGAGGAGGCCGCGACCCTCGCTGAACTCGCGCCAGCCACCTCCTACGTGCGGATCTACTAA
- the lysM gene encoding peptidoglycan-binding protein LysM yields the protein MGLLDFLKDTGEKLFGKDNPQPEDVKTMLNDDLPGVEITGVMINDGTVSLHGTADSYSTKNKAVLMAGNVKGIDKVNDDNLKVDTGEPEAPPEPVVEYYTIQSGDSLSKIAKAKYGDAMKYPTIFEANKEVIKDPNKIYPGQKIVIPKLEA from the coding sequence ATGGGTCTGCTCGACTTCCTCAAAGACACCGGCGAGAAGCTCTTCGGCAAGGACAATCCGCAGCCGGAAGACGTAAAGACGATGCTCAACGACGACCTCCCTGGCGTCGAGATCACCGGCGTCATGATCAACGACGGGACCGTGTCGCTCCACGGCACCGCGGATTCCTATTCGACCAAGAACAAGGCGGTCCTCATGGCCGGCAACGTCAAGGGCATCGACAAGGTCAATGACGACAATCTCAAGGTGGACACCGGCGAGCCCGAAGCCCCGCCTGAGCCGGTCGTGGAGTACTACACCATCCAGAGTGGGGACTCACTCTCGAAGATCGCCAAGGCGAAGTATGGCGATGCAATGAAGTACCCGACCATCTTCGAGGCCAACAAGGAGGTGATCAAGGACCCGAACAAGATCTACCCCGGCCAGAAGATTGTCATCCCGAAGCTCGAAGCGTAA
- a CDS encoding lysylphosphatidylglycerol synthase transmembrane domain-containing protein — protein MSPRLKTVLTFGGSLVLGGGLLFVALRGVDFSAVGEALRTADYAWLVPLLAVSLLSHYARAWRWRLLLDVLPEEPDTSSRSTPTDIAKPRASTLQAFYATMIGYMVNQAAPRLGEPARAANLAAVTRHRFASVFGTVVVERLVDVVVLLAALASVLVLFWSRLGALLGEFAGGARAVVEGLRAQSGMLLVIGGLGLAAALGAVWWWRARRHAGTGGKIQAMLLGFGEGLRSLVRVRNKIGLVWSTAAIWICYAVMTYIPLQMIGIASTYGLTLLDAWAMVALGAVGMALPSPGGTGSYHYAIIVTMTLLLGVPETPAATYALLTHAVQLVFLVVVGALCLFAQGASIAPPSETDPDATPADEPPQHVPADAE, from the coding sequence ATGTCACCCCGCCTAAAGACCGTCCTCACGTTCGGCGGCAGCCTGGTGTTGGGAGGCGGCCTGCTTTTCGTAGCGTTGCGCGGCGTCGACTTCAGCGCCGTCGGCGAAGCGCTGAGGACGGCCGACTACGCGTGGCTCGTCCCCCTGCTGGCGGTGTCGTTGCTCTCGCACTACGCCCGTGCCTGGCGCTGGCGCCTGCTCCTCGACGTGCTCCCCGAAGAACCCGACACGTCTTCACGCAGCACTCCGACCGATATAGCCAAGCCCCGAGCCTCGACGCTTCAGGCGTTCTACGCCACAATGATCGGCTACATGGTAAATCAGGCTGCCCCCCGTCTCGGCGAACCGGCGCGTGCGGCGAACCTGGCCGCAGTGACCCGCCATCGATTTGCGTCGGTCTTCGGCACGGTCGTCGTGGAGCGCCTGGTGGACGTGGTGGTGTTGCTGGCAGCGCTCGCCAGCGTGCTGGTTCTGTTCTGGAGCCGACTTGGCGCCCTGCTGGGCGAGTTTGCAGGGGGGGCACGGGCCGTCGTTGAGGGGCTGCGTGCCCAGAGCGGCATGCTTCTGGTGATCGGCGGGCTTGGTCTAGCGGCGGCACTGGGCGCCGTTTGGTGGTGGCGCGCGAGGCGACACGCAGGGACGGGCGGCAAGATCCAGGCAATGCTGCTCGGCTTCGGCGAAGGGCTACGCAGCCTCGTGCGTGTCCGCAACAAAATCGGCCTCGTCTGGTCCACCGCCGCGATCTGGATCTGCTACGCTGTGATGACCTACATCCCGCTGCAGATGATCGGGATCGCCTCCACCTATGGGCTGACCCTGTTGGACGCCTGGGCGATGGTGGCGCTCGGTGCTGTTGGGATGGCTCTGCCGTCGCCGGGCGGGACCGGGTCGTACCATTACGCCATCATCGTCACCATGACGCTCCTGTTGGGCGTCCCAGAGACGCCCGCGGCGACCTACGCCCTCCTCACGCACGCAGTGCAGCTTGTCTTCCTTGTGGTAGTCGGCGCCCTATGTCTGTTCGCTCAGGGCGCCTCTATCGCCCCCCCCAGCGAGACGGACCCGGACGCGACCCCAGCAGACGAGCCTCCACAGCATGTCCCGGCTGACGCGGAATGA
- a CDS encoding outer-membrane lipoprotein carrier protein LolA: protein MRLLVGIFLFTMAPAFGQTSSQIPDAQAVLDRIDRTYQTLTAVRASFSQEIGGQTLEGTLTVQGDQFRVELPGQTIVSDGETAWSFSEADNTVLISRVADDPAFFSPGELFLRYPERFDIEVTERTTWNQVLMDVLALSPKNPVDEVEAATLYVRASDGVPVRVEVQSLGQSVTITLADIRLNPRLDDTQFRFRVPRGVDVIDLRS from the coding sequence ATGCGACTGCTCGTCGGCATTTTTCTCTTCACCATGGCGCCTGCCTTTGGGCAGACTTCCTCGCAGATCCCAGACGCACAGGCTGTCTTGGATCGGATCGACCGGACGTATCAGACGCTCACGGCGGTACGCGCCTCGTTCTCCCAGGAAATCGGAGGCCAGACGCTAGAGGGGACCCTTACGGTGCAAGGGGATCAGTTCCGTGTGGAACTGCCTGGCCAAACCATCGTCAGCGACGGCGAGACCGCGTGGTCCTTCTCCGAGGCCGACAACACGGTGCTGATCAGCCGTGTGGCCGACGACCCGGCCTTCTTCTCCCCTGGCGAACTCTTCCTTCGCTACCCCGAGCGCTTCGATATCGAAGTTACCGAGCGCACGACCTGGAACCAGGTGCTCATGGACGTGCTCGCGCTCTCGCCGAAGAATCCGGTGGACGAGGTCGAAGCTGCGACGCTCTACGTCCGGGCGTCAGATGGCGTCCCCGTCCGCGTTGAGGTCCAGAGCCTCGGCCAGTCCGTGACGATCACCCTTGCCGATATCCGACTCAACCCGCGCCTCGACGACACCCAGTTTAGGTTCCGGGTGCCGCGAGGAGTCGATGTCATCGATTTGCGCTCCTAG
- a CDS encoding GNAT family N-acetyltransferase, with translation MPSPLWDAARQIRHAVFVVEQACPPEEEWDAFDSEATHLLGFLDDEPMATARWRTVETADGPTAKLERFAVLGSHRGRGLGRGLVAQTLADAEAAGCRRFTMHAQAHLADFYASMGFQRVGPEFDEVGIPHVMMVLIR, from the coding sequence TTGCCCTCGCCTCTGTGGGACGCCGCACGACAGATCCGTCATGCGGTGTTCGTCGTCGAGCAAGCATGCCCCCCTGAAGAAGAGTGGGACGCCTTCGACTCCGAGGCCACGCACCTGCTCGGCTTTCTTGACGACGAGCCAATGGCCACAGCACGGTGGCGGACGGTGGAGACGGCCGACGGTCCCACAGCGAAGTTGGAGCGGTTTGCTGTGCTCGGCTCGCACCGTGGACGCGGTTTGGGTCGCGGCCTCGTCGCCCAAACGCTCGCAGATGCTGAAGCCGCTGGGTGCCGCCGCTTTACGATGCACGCGCAGGCGCACCTCGCCGACTTCTACGCCTCGATGGGGTTCCAGCGTGTCGGCCCTGAGTTTGACGAGGTCGGCATCCCTCACGTCATGATGGTGCTGATTCGCTAG
- a CDS encoding two-component regulator propeller domain-containing protein yields MPTSAQPRTNLLSPDKLPSQYRATPWTSDDGLPQSNVDALAQSTDGYVWAATLAGVGRFDGVAFETISTRTHPSLRSNNANALTGDAAGALWIGTSDGLARLLPDGELAVFDTTHGLPSASIFALAATDAQLWVGTEAGLCWSALSADVPAFTCRSEGLADPYVGVLLPATDADGRDGVWIGTGAGLAWFDGRSVTTYDHLGDNLAAPVLALALDPQAPQRLWVGGLDGLARLDLSGTQPRTATPIPQLSAARIADLVFDTAGSLWIGTDGDGLFRWRDDDGPELDRLTETAGEAVRAIGSLLLDHEGGLWVSVLGTGLVHLRDAKMTPFGEPEGLEAAVAYSIAEGRRGRVWVGTDGGGVSRIEDGRVVETLRADGPSGLASDFVNAVVETRDGTLWVGTNGDGLARCARPPSAEAGRWRCASFTMDDGLPDPWVLALFEASDGTLWIGTDAGIVRARGERLLPGVLTEADGLGRSSVNTFEEDNAGVLWAGTYGGGLSRIEVRDGLPTVAETITTDDGLSHDLVLDLLASRDGCLWIGTYGGGLSRRCIGDDGVPSFATFSTREGLPSDGILSLLDDDTGALWVNTDRGLAHLLRADLLPDGDGRVRLDPDILGVADGARNAEGTGGVGPAALQASDGRLWFPTIDGVVVLDPSALPSNRVAPPVAVQRVLVGGAPQPLGAARAGTLSLPSGSREFEFDFAALSFFAPADVRYRYRLDGRDDTWSEPVARRQAFYTDLRPSTYTFRVQAMNNDGVWNNLGASVSFTLQPYFYQTTWFFVVCLLLGVAVLYGGFAIRVRQLRRRAEHLEHVVTERTRELAEEKERVELQKSVIEEQAGELRELNEQLEERVRDQLAEIVRGSRLRKFFSKKVVDRILTADEDVSVVNERKRVTVLFSDLKGFTRFSDTTDPGVVTGMLNAYLTEMVALIEDHGGTLDKFMGDGIMALFGAADQMPPEEQARQAVQCAAAMQHVFRRLRRQWAAANLPASLDLRVGVNQAEVMVGNFGSEDLVEYTAIGQGVNLAARLEGACTPGQALVSFPVYALTKAAFPYAGEKAYQLKGIERAVPAYTLQTHKMDETTSPQP; encoded by the coding sequence ATGCCGACCTCGGCCCAGCCACGCACCAACCTGCTCAGCCCTGACAAGCTCCCCTCACAGTACCGTGCCACGCCGTGGACAAGCGACGACGGGCTTCCGCAGAGCAATGTGGACGCGCTCGCCCAGTCTACGGACGGCTATGTGTGGGCCGCCACCCTGGCTGGAGTCGGCCGCTTTGACGGGGTCGCGTTCGAGACCATCTCCACGCGCACGCACCCCTCGCTCCGTTCGAATAACGCCAACGCTCTTACTGGAGATGCGGCGGGAGCCCTCTGGATCGGCACGAGCGATGGGCTCGCTCGGCTTCTACCCGACGGCGAGCTCGCTGTCTTCGACACCACCCACGGCCTTCCTTCCGCTTCGATCTTCGCTCTGGCGGCGACTGACGCGCAGCTCTGGGTAGGCACCGAGGCGGGCCTCTGCTGGAGCGCACTCTCCGCCGACGTGCCCGCCTTCACATGCCGCTCGGAGGGACTAGCGGACCCTTACGTTGGCGTCCTCCTGCCCGCGACCGATGCAGACGGTCGCGACGGCGTGTGGATCGGCACGGGCGCTGGCCTCGCCTGGTTCGATGGCCGCAGCGTGACGACCTATGACCACCTTGGCGATAACCTGGCTGCCCCGGTCCTCGCGCTCGCTCTCGATCCCCAAGCGCCGCAGCGCCTGTGGGTTGGCGGATTGGACGGCCTCGCCCGGCTCGACCTGAGCGGCACCCAGCCGCGCACCGCCACGCCGATCCCTCAACTGTCCGCCGCGCGCATCGCCGACCTGGTCTTTGACACGGCGGGCTCTCTGTGGATCGGCACCGATGGCGATGGGCTCTTCCGATGGAGGGACGACGACGGGCCTGAGCTAGACCGGCTGACGGAGACTGCAGGCGAGGCGGTGCGTGCTATCGGCTCGTTGCTGCTGGATCACGAAGGCGGGCTGTGGGTGAGCGTGCTCGGCACAGGCCTTGTCCACCTACGGGACGCCAAGATGACGCCGTTCGGAGAGCCAGAGGGGCTAGAGGCGGCCGTCGCCTACTCGATTGCCGAGGGGCGCCGCGGACGCGTCTGGGTAGGCACCGACGGGGGCGGCGTGAGCCGAATCGAGGACGGCCGGGTGGTGGAGACGCTCCGCGCCGACGGTCCGTCAGGCCTCGCGAGTGACTTTGTGAACGCGGTCGTCGAGACGCGCGACGGGACGCTGTGGGTGGGCACCAACGGCGACGGCCTTGCCCGCTGCGCTCGCCCTCCCAGCGCAGAGGCGGGCCGTTGGCGATGCGCGTCCTTCACCATGGACGACGGCTTGCCGGACCCGTGGGTGCTCGCTCTCTTTGAGGCAAGCGACGGGACGCTGTGGATCGGCACCGATGCCGGGATCGTGCGCGCCCGCGGCGAGCGCCTGCTCCCCGGCGTGCTCACCGAAGCCGACGGGCTCGGTCGCTCCTCGGTCAACACCTTCGAGGAAGACAACGCTGGCGTGCTCTGGGCGGGGACCTACGGCGGCGGCCTCAGCCGGATCGAGGTCCGGGACGGCCTACCGACGGTCGCAGAAACCATCACCACCGACGACGGGCTCAGCCACGACCTCGTGCTGGACCTCCTGGCAAGCCGCGATGGGTGCCTGTGGATCGGGACCTACGGCGGCGGCCTCTCACGCCGCTGCATCGGTGACGACGGCGTGCCCTCCTTCGCCACCTTCTCCACGCGGGAGGGCCTCCCCTCCGACGGCATCTTGAGCCTGCTTGACGACGACACGGGCGCGCTTTGGGTCAACACTGACCGGGGCCTTGCCCATCTGCTCCGCGCGGACCTTCTTCCAGACGGAGACGGGCGCGTCCGCCTTGACCCTGACATTCTTGGTGTGGCCGACGGTGCCCGCAACGCTGAGGGCACAGGTGGTGTCGGCCCCGCTGCACTGCAGGCGTCCGATGGACGGCTATGGTTTCCCACCATCGACGGCGTTGTCGTGCTCGATCCGTCGGCGCTACCGTCGAACCGAGTCGCGCCTCCTGTTGCGGTGCAGCGGGTGCTCGTGGGCGGAGCGCCTCAGCCGCTCGGGGCGGCACGCGCGGGCACCCTGTCGCTGCCCTCCGGTAGCCGCGAGTTCGAGTTCGACTTCGCCGCGCTGTCGTTCTTCGCGCCAGCCGATGTGCGCTATCGCTATCGCCTCGACGGCCGCGACGACACCTGGAGTGAGCCGGTAGCACGACGGCAGGCGTTCTACACCGACTTGCGGCCCAGCACCTACACGTTTCGCGTGCAGGCCATGAACAACGACGGCGTCTGGAACAACCTAGGCGCCTCCGTCTCGTTCACCCTGCAGCCCTATTTCTACCAGACCACCTGGTTCTTCGTGGTGTGTCTCCTGCTTGGCGTCGCCGTGCTCTACGGCGGCTTCGCCATCCGCGTGCGCCAACTGCGCCGTCGTGCGGAGCACCTCGAACACGTCGTCACAGAGCGGACCCGCGAACTTGCCGAGGAGAAAGAACGCGTCGAGTTGCAGAAGTCTGTGATCGAGGAGCAGGCGGGCGAGCTCCGCGAACTCAACGAGCAGCTAGAAGAGCGCGTTCGCGACCAGCTCGCAGAGATCGTGCGCGGCTCGCGGCTCCGGAAGTTCTTCTCCAAGAAGGTCGTGGACCGCATCCTCACGGCCGACGAAGACGTGAGCGTCGTCAACGAACGGAAGCGCGTCACGGTCCTGTTCTCCGACCTCAAGGGCTTCACCCGCTTCTCGGACACGACCGACCCAGGCGTGGTCACGGGGATGCTCAACGCCTACCTCACCGAGATGGTCGCCCTCATCGAAGACCACGGCGGCACGCTCGACAAGTTCATGGGCGATGGCATCATGGCCCTCTTCGGCGCAGCCGACCAGATGCCACCGGAGGAACAAGCGCGGCAGGCCGTGCAGTGCGCGGCCGCCATGCAGCACGTGTTTCGTCGCCTGCGCAGACAGTGGGCGGCGGCGAATCTTCCGGCAAGCCTTGACCTTCGTGTCGGCGTCAACCAGGCCGAGGTCATGGTGGGCAATTTCGGCTCGGAAGACCTAGTGGAGTACACCGCCATTGGCCAGGGGGTGAACTTGGCGGCCCGCCTCGAGGGTGCCTGCACGCCAGGCCAAGCGCTCGTCTCGTTCCCTGTCTACGCGCTTACGAAGGCGGCCTTCCCCTACGCAGGAGAAAAGGCCTACCAGCTGAAAGGCATCGAGCGTGCTGTACCGGCCTATACGCTGCAGACGCACAAGATGGACGAGACGACGAGCCCCCAGCCTTAG